Proteins encoded together in one Luteimonas fraxinea window:
- a CDS encoding DUF481 domain-containing protein, with translation MAEMLAGWWLAIAGLPIYTQPLPAAPELPAIAAVAARQVPLRRPCYRLSCRDAEWTAGVARQRIWSPKAPGVRPRTVAHPLVKLPDRRLAPLHSPFSSREFIRSGGNHVKWDTRYGLEAIRSPETSLRIEFGTGVRIEPYTDFGTAAMGPIATGQVQLSQELGKRASFTQEVQVETGRENTFLRQTLAFDYELFPQWTLRSDFELRHDTLGNGGRGSTDTEGSLKLRRTF, from the coding sequence ATGGCTGAAATGCTTGCTGGCTGGTGGCTGGCTATCGCGGGCCTGCCGATCTACACACAACCGCTCCCTGCCGCACCGGAGCTGCCTGCCATCGCCGCTGTGGCTGCGCGGCAGGTGCCGCTGCGCCGTCCCTGCTACCGGCTGTCGTGCCGGGATGCGGAATGGACGGCCGGTGTCGCGCGTCAGCGGATCTGGTCGCCGAAAGCACCCGGCGTGCGTCCGCGCACAGTGGCGCATCCGCTGGTCAAACTGCCGGACCGGCGCCTGGCGCCGCTGCATTCGCCGTTCTCCAGCCGGGAATTCATCCGGTCCGGCGGCAATCACGTGAAGTGGGACACCCGCTACGGCCTCGAAGCGATCCGCAGCCCCGAAACCTCACTGCGCATCGAGTTCGGCACCGGCGTCCGGATCGAGCCCTATACCGACTTCGGCACCGCCGCGATGGGGCCGATCGCGACCGGCCAGGTGCAGCTGTCGCAGGAGCTCGGCAAGCGCGCGTCCTTCACCCAGGAAGTGCAGGTGGAGACCGGGCGCGAGAACACCTTTCTGCGGCAGACGCTGGCGTTCGATTACGAGCTGTTTCCGCAGTGGACACTGCGCTCGGACTTCGAACTGCGCCACGACACGCTGGGCAACGGCGGCCGCGGCAGTACCGACACCGAAGGCTCGCTCAAACTCCGCCGCACGTTCTGA